The Brassica napus cultivar Da-Ae chromosome C1, Da-Ae, whole genome shotgun sequence DNA segment AAGACAAGGAGTTGCAAAATAAATAGTCACGATTATTGGTGACGTGTCCATTTATTATTGGATAACATGACGAATGAGCCTAGCAATTCATCTCCTTGAGCGAGAATTTATCACAAAGGGGAAGAAACAAACGATTTTGATTTGGCGGATTCAATAGAGAAAGAgcttcctttgagaataatatGGCGGAAGAACCCCAGAAGTTGTCTTCTTCAGCGTCACAGCAACCTTCTTCCTCTGATAAGAAACCCGAAGATTCTGGGATCAAGCCTCAGGTTTGTGACTTGCTTTCGAATTGTTGATTTGCGTCTTTTCACTTTGATTCTTCGAACAATTCATGCGTTTGATCGTGAATTGACTCAAGATTTCAATTTCGTTTTCCAGAATCCAGATCGAGCTCCAATGTATCCACCAGGTATTGTTCCCGGGTACGATGAACAAACGAACCGAGGAGCTGGGATCTATGCGGTTCCTGTGCATCATCATCAATTTGGAGCTCTTCCCTCCAACTATCTTATCCCTCTCACTTACAATCTTCCCACGTAAAGTACCTTCCCttctatatctttttttttttttcttttcgaatgAAAATTCCCTTCTATATCCATTGGTTAAGTGGTTTAGCTTTAAGAATTAGCACAAGTTGATGACCCCCTTTGAATCCAAAACCATTGTTTAGGTCAAATCACTTGTACAGGTAGAAAACTATAGGCTTGGTGTtgatagttttatattttgtgtaGAACTAGGCCAAGCAATGAGACCGAGGCTGGGGGAGAGAACCAAGCCCAAGCTGGACAGGGTCAGCAACAGCAACAGCCTGCGCAACAGAGGCAAGTTGTTGTTGTACGGAGATTCGAGATCGCCTTCCAGCTTGACATATTCCTCATACTCAAGCTTGCTGCTGTCATCTTTCTGTTCAACCAAGATGGATCCAGACAGAGGCTCGCTGTCCTTGTGATTTTCGCTACCATCATTTACTTGTAAGACAAACTCAACTTGGTGGTGGTGTTTTAAGCCTCCCATTAATTTAATTGATCAAGAAGAGTTTGAAAATGCTGTAGCTAATGATGTATGTTTGGTGTTGACAGATACCAAACTGGAGCCCTTGCACCTTTTGTCCGATGGCTCTCACAAGGTATGCATAGAGCAGCTGTACCACCACCTCGACCTCAACcacctgctgctgctgctgccagAGCTGATAATGATGATCCCGCTGCTGCAATGCCACTAAACGATGCTGTGGTTCCCGGTATTTCTACTTTCCCATGATATTAACTGAAGCCATCAACTTATGTAGCAGccgtttgttttattttattttccttttgtgCAGAGGGACAAGAGAATGGAGGTGATAACGCGAACAGAGCAAACGCAAATGAAAATGTCGATGCAGCTCCCCAAGGGAATCAGTGGTGGGGAATAGTGAAAGAGATTCAGATGATAGTTTTTGGCTTCATAACTTCACTTCTCCCTGGCTTTCACAACATAGATTAGACTCTTGTTTTCTTCTGTCGTCTTTGATCTCGTATGTGAAAGTACAGGAAATAGTAAACTTAAGACTCAAAACCTTCAACAACTTTAATGTATGTGAGCTGCAGTTTTCTACTTTTGCCTTTTATTGTTTGAAGCAGAACGGAACTCATAAACTAGGTGTCAAaatcaaaatagaaaaactcaTACAGAAAAACAGAGCAGAAAACAGAATACAGTCAAAAAAGTTTCCTCCGTGCATGGAGATATATGGAGAGACAAATGAGCTAATGAGGTTTGAACTATTTTCACCTTCAGAACTAAGCCAGTCGTCAAAGAAGTGCCTCAAAGTGGATCTACTCTATATAGAAAAACAGAGCAGAAAGCAAACCCCTATAGACAAACAGAATAGAACACAATCAAAAGAGATTGGATTCCACAATTAGGCTCTCAACAATATCAAAGAGATATGTAACGTGTCAAAGAAATGTCTTTACAACAAGAATATAtgcagaaaaaaagaaaggtaTATAGCCTTGGCTTTTCACAACATGTCTCTCTTTCTTTCATTCATTTATCTTGCTCAGAACGTTCCTGCAGGTGAACAATACTTGAGAACCATCAGAACCGTGCACATGTGTTAAAAAAGAGAGGCAAATGCCTCAGGCCCACTTTATATCGTTAATTTTGGGGCTTATCTTTTACAAATACATACATTACCATGTATTATATACAAGACATCCACGATATGTTGAGTGATTTCATGAATGAGTAAGACGTTGAACTACAAAGAAGCAATATAGATAAGGTCTGATCAAGTTTTGAGATGCTTTCTTGTTACTTGCTAGAATTAGAACTCTGTTCGAGACATTAGATAGTAGTGGCTTCAACGAAACAAACATTATTTCAAGTGAAAATAATGTCAAGTCATGTGTTAATCAAACTAAGATTTACCTCAAAGATTTACCTCAAGAGCtttgatatgaatttttttgtGAGATGAAAGCAACTAGTGGTTTGATATCATCATAAGCCATAATCAAGTTGATGAACAAAGAGTCATTCATGTTCATGCAAGAGTGATCAATCACTTGAAACATAGTGTTACGCTTTAGACCATAAGTTTGATAGAAAacaattcttttaaattttatgaattttttgaaTCTTTGTATAAAAAGATGCACAAagaaggaacaaaaaaaattgcttgtaaaaataataaaaccataATCATTCCATACCATGTAGATAGAAAAATTCATTttgaagaaataataaaaagtcaattatttttatatcactaaataaatgtaaagatccaaatataaaaaaagttaGTTATTTCATTGTAATATGGATTACaacaaattatatacttttgtcAATCGTTAAAacgataatatatatttttaattgataatGGACATTACATTTAAATCTATCGtatcaataaatttaatgtacatatctaataaataaataataaaaagaattatcttcaaatctttACTTGAATTTTAAGAATTggttatttacattttatatagaGTTTGGCAGGAAGAAAACTAAATTGTCTTGTTAAAAGGTTTCATCGCCTACAAGGAGTCTACTGGATTAGACCCTTGTGAAAAGAAAACAGTTGGCTATTTTTAATGAATTGAAGTCTTCGACCCGCTTCGATGTCACCAGAATTCAGTTTTATGAGAAGATCAGGTTTCTGAAAATCAAGTATGAAAACACATtaggaaagagaaaaagaaacaagatGTGTTTTCTAAGCCTCACCAGCGAGATTTGTTTCATCTCTATGTATATTTGGGGAGACAAGATAAAATTAGTTATGCCATGGAGATTCGTTGAAGGTTGGTTCTTTAACGTACATATCTAATGAATGTAtcatatcaataaatttaatgtacatattctaataaataaataataataataaaatcatcTTCAAATCCTAACTTCAACTTTAAGAATTGGTTCTTTACGTTTTATAATAAAttcttcattaatttttttcaaataaaattatcataaaaatcCACCAAAAAGTAAtcaacacaaatctttattaGAATTAGAAAATTAGTGAAATGAATAAtactataatttaaaatattactaGTATGATTTCAAACACATAATTTAATAACACAAGAATTGATGAAATATATAACTGAATAAATTGAGCCAGAGATAACACAGCTCGTTAAAGAAGTATCAGCAgaggagataacaaaggttctATTTGCAATGCCCAGTGAAAAGTCTCCCGGTCCAGATGGGTATACAGCAGAATTCTTCAAAGCATCTTGGCCTGTTATTGGAGCAGAGTTCATTCTTGCAATCCAATCGTTCTTTGGAAAAGGGTTTCTACCGAAAGGTGTTAATACAACGATCCTAGCTCTAGTGCCAAAAAATTTGGAGGCACGTCGAATGAAGGACTACCGGCCTATTTCTTGTTGCAATGTTCTTTATAAAGTCATTTCGAAGATTATTGCTAATCGGCTGAAAGGAACTTTACCAGAATTCATTAGTTTGAATCAATCTGCATTTGTCAAGGATCGGCTGCTCCTAGAAAACTTACTGCTTGCAACAGAGCTTGTCAAGGACTACCACAAAGAATAGATATCAAGACGTTGTGCTATCAAGATTGATATATCGAAGGCTTTCGATTCAGTGCAGTGGCCATTTTTAATCAACGTTTTGGAGGCAATGAATTTCCCTCAGAAGTTCATTCACTGGATATCTCTTTGTGTTACCACAGCGTCCTTCTCGGTTCAGGTAAATGGGGAGCTCGCAGGATACTTTCAGAGTAAAAGGGGGCTCAGGCAGGGTTGTGCTTTGTCACCATATCTTTTTGTTATATGTATGAATGTCCTATCAAAGCTTCTGGATAAAGCAGCCTCTGAGGACAAGGTTGGGTACCATCCTAAGTGTAAAAATCTTGGGCTCACCCACTTGAGTTTCGCAGATGACATAATGGTGTTTACGGACGGGAAAGCTCGATCAATTGAGAGCATAGTTGAGGTCTTTGACAGATTCGCAGAGGTCTCCGGTTTGAAAATTAGCATGGAGAAATCAACAATCTACTATGCTGGCCAGCATAACATGAATATCCAGACGGTTCAAGCCCAATATCAGTTTGCTTCCGGACAGTTACCAGTTCGATACCTTGGTCTCCCATTACTAACCAAGTGTATGGGAAGACAGGACTACCAGCCTCTTATAGAGCAAATCAGAAGACGCATTAGCCATTGGACAAACCACTTCCTATCAATGGCCGGACGACTCCAACTAATTGCTTCGGTTCTTATGAGCATTGCAAATTTCTGGGTGTCATCTTTTATCTTACCGGGAGAATGCATTACAGAAGTTAACAGCATCTGCTCTGCATTCTTGTGGTCAGGCCCTACGCTAAGCTCGAAAAAAGCAAAAATTTCTTGGGATATAGTGTGCCTACCTAAACGAGAGGGAGGGTTGGGGCTTCGTCCCTTGAAAAGGGCCAACATGGTAAGCAGTTTGAAGCTCATATGGCGTCTAACATCCCAGCAGGCGTCCCTATGGGTTAAGTGGGTTCATACCTATCTGCTACGTAACGGTAACTTCTGGTCTACTAAAGAGAATACATATTTAGGTTCATGGATATGGCGTAAACTGTTGAAATATAGAGACAAGGCCAAGATTTTCCACATAATGGAGGTTAGGAATGGCAGATCAACGTCCTTCTGGCATGATGTCTAGTCGGATATGGGGTGCCTCTTTGATGTAGTCGGGCCCAGGGGGTGTATCGATATGTGTATCAGAGCAATGGCATCAGTGGCCTCTGCTTTTAGCAGGCGCAAGAGGAATCATCGAGTGGATGTGTTCAATCAGATTGAGGTAGCCTTGGAGAATCAGCTTTTAAAGGCTGTTGATGCAGAGGATATTCCTTTGTGGCAACAGAAACAAGGGACCTACAAGAACTTGTTCAACACAAATAAAACATGGCAACTCATTCGACAAGCCTCTCCGACAGTTTACTGGCACACAGGGGTTCGGTTTCAGTACATGGCTAGCTCTGCACAACAGGTTAACAACTGGGGATCGTATGCTCACATGGAATTCAAGCATTGATCCAGCTTGTATATTCTGTCAACATAGTGTGGAAACCCGCAACCATTTATTATTTGAGTGCGCATATACTATGGCAGCATGGACCAAGTTAACACGCGGACTTCTTGGTTCACACTTCAGTGCTGATTGGGATAGTTTGATTCTTTTGCTAGTCAACAACACTCTCGATTGCAGGGTCAGATTTCTGGCGCGATTTGTTTTTCAAGCAACCATTCACTCTCTCTGGAGGGAAAGGAATGAAAGACGTCATGGCTCAAACCCTATGCTTACTGCACTGCTGGTCAGATTTGTTGATCGCCAAGTGAAGAACAAATGCCTATCCATCAACGCTATGGGAAACAACAGACTTGAAGCTCTTCTGCAGCTCTGGTTTGTTTCTCAAGAATAATATGCTTTAGGAAAGTTTATCTCTTTCAGTTTAGAACACAAACGTTACACATGATGTacaaaagctttttttttgaataaatttaacattatattcaaaaaaaaaaaaaactgaataaatTGAATACCCCACCTTAAATCTCGCCAACCGAAATGTTTTTCCTTACATATAAGCAGTTTGCCTTTTATTGTTCAAAGCAGAGGAATGTGTCTTTATTTATACCATCTGATCTTATAccatttctaatttattttgttatattctactctaaaatagaacATCCCTATAATAAAGATGAAATTATTCCAATGTATTCTCCTATAATAGCAATcttcaaaatataaagtaaaaaatagagattGATATTTCTTCCCTTAAATATAGAGTGAAAATAACAATAtctattttagaggaagaaATGAATTAGAATGAAATTGAAATTAAATGctataataaaagtaaaaataacaaTGAATCAGAGATGCTCTAAGATATTCTACGTCAAAATGTCATGAATATAAAGAGTATGCTGATAAgacattttcttttattattacgTGCTCTAAAAAtactttacaaaaaaataggacGTATGTACATATACAGAGGGCGGAACAAGAAGAATCAACAAAAATGTCCATCACATTTCCAACAAAAATGTCCATCACATTTCCAACAAAAGATTACTGATCTTCCGAAGCTCCTTGAGAGCTGTCGTGGCTGTGACTTGTCCCTTTTCGACCAAGTTGGCCTTAGATATGTTCTCAACTAATCCTGCCTGAACCTGACCTCGTTCTTGCTGGAAAACAGACTCCATCACCTGCACATTTGGTCAAAAAGTCATTAGAACGTTTCTCTTCTAAAAGAGTAGCTGAGAATGCGAGACTGAGTCTGTACCTGAATGTGTTCGAGCATGGAATTGCCAAGGTTCTTCAATGTATTCATCACATTCTGGTCTGTCTCCCCTTTGCTGCTCGAAGATGAAGCTTGTTGAGAAGAATGCGACTCAGAAGAGCTAACCAAATCGCTCTTACTACTTTCAACACCATTGGATCTTGTCTCCTCGCCAGTGA contains these protein-coding regions:
- the BNAC01G08410D gene encoding uncharacterized protein BNAC01G08410D, which produces MAEEPQKLSSSASQQPSSSDKKPEDSGIKPQNPDRAPMYPPGIVPGYDEQTNRGAGIYAVPVHHHQFGALPSNYLIPLTYNLPTTRPSNETEAGGENQAQAGQGQQQQQPAQQRQVVVVRRFEIAFQLDIFLILKLAAVIFLFNQDGSRQRLAVLVIFATIIYLYQTGALAPFVRWLSQGMHRAAVPPPRPQPPAAAAARADNDDPAAAMPLNDAVVPEGQENGGDNANRANANENVDAAPQGNQWWGIVKEIQMIVFGFITSLLPGFHNID